The genomic window CGCAGACTCCAGGATTGATGTCCGAAGGGTGGAGCAAGAAAAAGTTTGAGCCATTTCTCCAATTCTCCCTTTTCCCCATTTCTCCTTGTTTACACTTCTAATGTATAGCCCTGAACGGTTACAAAATAATGAATCACAGTGAGTGCATTGTGTTCTCAGTGGTTTAAACAGGAGATAACCAGAATGTTAATTTCGTATAACTGGCTAAAAGAATATGTTGATTTTGACTTTTCTCCGACAGAATTAGCAGATAAATTAACTAATCTTGGGTTTGAAACAGCCAATGTGGAAAGAATCGGGGATGATACGATTATAGATTTGGAGATAACGGTTAATCGTGGAGATTGCTTGAGTATGATTGGGATAGCCAGGGAAATATCTGTTTTGAATAAAACTAAACTAAAAATTCCTTCCCCACCTGCATTTAATTTATCTAAAAAACTAACCCAGATGGTTAATATCTTAATAGTTGACCCTAAATTATGCCCGCGTTATACTGGCAGGATAATTGAAGGGGTCAAGGTTGCTCCCTCTCCTGTCTGGCTCCGAGAACGGCTTGAGAAGGTAGGCATTCGCTCGATTAATAATGTTGTTGATATTACCAATTTTGTGATGATGGAGTTAGGACATCCACTTCATGCCTTCGATTACCAGACATTGATGGGTAAGAAAGTTATTATTTGTCGTGCCGCGCCGCATGAGAAAATCCTGACTTTAGATGGAGTAAGTTATGAACTTTCTCAAGAAATGCTTATCATTGCTGATGCAGAAAGACCTATTGCCTTAGCCGGGATAATTGGCGGAGAAGATAGCCGCGTTAAAGAAGAAACAACAACTATTTTATTGGAATGTGCTTACTTTAATCCTCAAAATATCCGACAAACCACAAAACAACTACAAATCCAAACAGAATCTTCTTATAGATTTGAACGCGGTGTTGACCCGGAGGATTTAATTTTAGTTCAAGACCGTGCGACTCAACTGATTACAGAAATATGCAGTGGAAAATCTATCTCGCCAATAATAGATATTTATCCAAAGAAATTTAAAAAGACGATTATCAATTTAAGAATTGATAGAATTAATCGGATTCTGGGCACAAGCATTAAGGAAAATGAGGTGAAAGATATTTTACAATCATTCGGTTATGGAATTAAAGAGGAAGAAAAAGGTATTTTCCTTATGGAAGTCCCTTCGTTCAAACATTTAGATATTACCCGTGAAATTGATATAATCGAAGAGATAGCCCAAATATATGGTTATGAAAAAATCCCGATTACAGTGCCGGCAGGCTCTTTTAAAGTAGCAATGGATTATGAGTATGAACTATCCAATAAGGCAAAACAAATTCTGGTTAGCTGCGGCTTTTACGAAGTCATTACTTACTCATTTGCCTCACCAAATTTTCTGGCAAAAACTAAAATCCCCCTGACTAACGAAGTGATTATTACTAACCCATTAAGAGAGGATGAGAATTTAATGTGTCCTTCTTTAATCCCTAATATTTTGAAAGTGTTACAATGGAATATCAATCGGGATAACTATGATTTAAAGGTATTTGAATTAGGAAAGGTTTTTTCCGCTGACAAACCCCTTCCAAAAGAACAAAATGTTTTAATTGGGGCGATTGCCGGAAATTACCATGAACCTAACTGGCGAGATAAAACAACTATTTTGGCTAACTTTTATGATTTAAAAGGGGTGATTGAAAAATTGCTTCAAGAACTATGCATAAGTGGATATGAATTCCTTGCTGGAAACCACGCCAGCCTTCATCCCACAAGACAAACAAAATTAGTCTATCAAGACACTCCCATTGGAATGATGGGCGAACTACATCCACAAATTGCAAAGGAACTAAAACTGCCCGAAGGCATTTATTTATTTGAACTTAATTGGGATAAACTCCTTTCTTTAATTAATCTTGAAAAGAGATTTAAACCATTACATAGATTCCCGGCTGTAGTTCGTGATATGGCTAGTTTGGTCAAAGACGAGATTGATTCATCTCAGATAACAAAGATAATTGAAGAAGTTGGCGAAGGCTTAATCGAAAGGATTAAATTATTTGATTTATATCAAGGGGATAAAATACCCACTGGATATAAAAGTTTAGCGTATTCCATTACTTATCGTAAGCAAGAAATAACACTTACCGATGAAGAGGTTAATGAACGACATAATAAGATTATCATAGAACTTAAAAATAGGCTGGGAGTAGAGTTGAGATTGGAGTGATGGAATGATGTGATAAGGAGAGTCCGTAAGGATGATTAATAACAATTTTGAGCCCGAGATTGTAGCTTTTTGCTGTCATTATTGTGCTTACGGGGCGGCAGACCTGGCTGGGTCAATGAGACTTAATTACCCAGCTAATGTTAAAATTATCAAATTGCCCTGCACTGGCAAGGTAGATATTTTGTATCTGTTGAAGGCATTTGAAGATGGGGCAGATGGTGTCTATGTGGCGGGTTGCCTGGAAGGAAACTGCCATTTCATTGATGGCAATATCAAGGCAAAACGCCGTGTTGCCAGAGCAAAAAAACTACTGGATGAAACCGGCATTGGTGGTAATCGTCTTGAAATGTTCAATATGAGTGCCTCAATGGGACCAAAATTCGCTGAAGTCGCCCGAGAAATGACAAATAAAATACAAGAATTGGGACCAAGTCCACTCAGAAAATAAGGTGACAAAGTAATTCTCCTGAAAAATAAGGAAGTAGAAAGTAGAGAGTAGAAAGTAGAGAGTAAAGAAAACATCATTCCTCACGCCTATCTCCTTACCTCCTACCTTCTATCTCCTACCTACTATTTTCATAACCGTTCAGGTAATTCTTTACCGCAGAGACGCAGAGGAGCAGAGAAGACATAGAAATAAAGTAACTATTCAGCCACTGATTAACACGGATTAGCACGGATAAAAAAATAAAATCAGTGTTTCATCTGTGTCCATCTGTGACTGAATAGTTACCAATAAATTTTAATTTTTTCTCTGCGTCTCTGTGTCTCTGCGGTGAACAGTTACCTAATTTGTTGCCCTGATTTGAATCCTGCCAAAAACTCATTCCAAACAGTATTGGTTTGACCCTATTTGTCCCCACAAAAAAAAAGTCCCCACCATAATGCCGTGTAAAATGGAATTTTTGAACCCTTTTGTGTAAGTGGGTGCTCACCTAAGTGCTTTGATGCTTCTACTTACACCTTTTTAAAAGGCAGTCTGCATGCCACACTCAGAGTTATAAAGCTCCCTATAAAAAGGTGCTAGCTCAAAAAAAAACCATTTCATCACAAACACGGTAGGGACTCATACCTCTGGTTCATTCTAATTATAGTATATCATACTTTTCTCCCAAAAGTCAATAAAAATTTTGGTAACCATTCAGCCACAGAGTCACAGAGTTCACAGAGAATTAAGGAAATTAGCCACAAATGGACACGAATTAACCTCTGACATCCCATAAATGTAGTGCGAACCTTTAGGTTTCTTCTGAAACCTAACAACCACTGCCTGTTGTTTCACTTTAGATGGCTAAATACCTACTTTACTTCTAACCTCTTACCCTCTCTATATATTCTCCAGTGCGAGTATCGATTTTAAGGATTTCACCTTCCTCTACAAATAAAGGCACCTGGACCTTTAATCCTGTTTCTAATTCTGCCTGTTTAGTTGCACCTGAAACGGTATTTCCTTTAAAACCTGGTTCAGTGGTGATAACCTTTAGTTCTATCGTTACTGGTAATTCTATGCCGATTATCGTCTCATCATGGAATAAAACCGTTACCTCCATATTCTCTTTCAGGTAATTGACATTACTACTTAGCATATCTTTTGAGAGACCGAATTGTTCATAAGATTCGGTATCCATAAAGTAGTAATTACCTCCCTCCTGATAAAGATATTGCATAGGTTTGCGGGATATTCTGATTAATGGGAATTTTTCCTCTGGTCTAACGGTTTTATCTATAACCGCGCCGGTACTAAAATTTTTTAATTTTAATCGGACAAATGCCCCTCCTTTACCCGGCTTGATATGCTGGAATTCTGTGCAGGAGAAAATCTCTCCATTCAATTCAATCGTCATTCCTGGTCTTAAATCATTTGCACCAATCATTTATTTTAACCCTCCTTAAAATTGGTAATTGGTAACTGGTAATTGGTAACTGGTAACTGGTAATTGGTAACTGGTAATTGGTAATTGGTAACTGGTAATTGGTGAATGGTAATTAGTTACCAGTTCATAATGCAATCAATTCTTTAGACACATTATCGCTTAATACCTTATGCCCATTCTCAGTTATCAGCACTGTATCTTCGATTCTTACTCCACCGAAGTTTGGAATGTAGATACCCGGTTCAATGGTTACAACCATACCTGATTTCATTAAGGTTTTATTTGAAGAAGATATATGAGGTATTTCGTGAACCTCGATGCCTATACCATGTCCTAAGTTATGTCCAAAGAATCGTTTTAAACCGTTTTCGGCAATTTTTTCACGGGCAATTTTATCTACCTCAGCAAATTCTACCCCGGCTCTTAAATTCTCTAATACCTTTTCTTGTGCGTTTTTGACAGATTGATAAACTAATTTTTGTCCTGGCGATGGCTTACCAAGGATTAAAGTGCGAGTTAAATCGCAATTATAACCTTTAAATCTCGCCCCAAAATCAAATATAACAAAATCACCCATCTTTAGTTTTTTATGAGATGGTCTTCCATGCGGCAGACTTGAACGCCAGCCTGAAGCAACAATTGTCTCAAAGGCAATCTCGCCGCCTTTTTTCTTGATTAAATACTCTAACTCAATGGCAACATCATGCTCACTCATACCCTCATTGATAAACGGTAATAGGACTTTAAAGGCATCTTCTGCTATTTGACAGGCATATTTTATCTTCTGTATTTCATCTTTCTCTTTGATTAATCTTAACTTATAAACCAATCCTTCGGTTGGAACTAATTCTACAAATGTTAATTCTTTAACGAGTTTTTGATATTGAGTATAAGTCAGGTAATCAGTTTCTAAACCTAAATTTTTAAGTTTTTGTTTTGGCAGGAGTTTTTTTAAGGTCTTAACTAACCCTTTTTCTTCTTTAATGAACTCAACACCCTGATGGACTTCTTTTTGTGCCTGTTCAAGGTATCTTGAATCCGTAATAAAGTATATCTTTTGGGAAGTAACCAACAAATCAGCCGAAGAGCCTGTAAATCCTGTTAGATACTGAACATTGGTGATATTAGATACTAATAATCCATCTAATTTCTTTTTTGATAATATCGTTTGTAATTTGTTGATTCTATCCATGTTAGGTAATTTTTTTATGAGATAGATGTTCAATCACAAATTTAGCACACTGAAAACCTTCTTTTATCATTGAAACTCCAGTTCCACCTCGATAATAACCAAAGATATGAAGGTTCTCGTAAGCAATTTTTATGGCAGATTTTACCTTACCATTATGAACCATATCTTTAGATAATGTTTGCCAATAGCCCTGATAAGAAGTAGGTAAATTAGCCTTATCTATCCCTTTTAGAATAAGATACCCATCTAAAGCTTTCAGCATACTAAGATAACATATTCCGGCTGCCTCTGCTACGGGTTTTGAATCCTCGTAACTTTTATATACAATCGGGACATTTTTTAATATCTCTTTTCCATTCTTATAGAATCTAACTGCCTCATTAAAATAATCTGAGGCTAAAGATTTCTTATCATATTCTTTCTTCACATCTACCCTCTACTTTTCATCAATTCAATAGCAGACTGGAAGGCTAACAGATAACCAGTTACTCCAAAACCACTAATTTGTCCAATACAAACAGGTGCAATCAGGGATTTATGCCTGAATTCCTCTCTTTTATAAATATTAGATAGATGTACCTCTATCGTTGGAATACCTGTGGCGGCGATGGCATCACGAATAGCAATACTTGTATGCGTAAATGCCCCGGGATTAATTATAATAAATTTAGCGTCTGCCTTGCCAATCTCATCTACAATCTCACCTTCATGATTACTCTGAATGATTTTCAGGTCTATTTGCTTTTCATTGGCTAATTCTTTTAATCTTTGATTAATCTCCGCAAGGGTTATATTCCCATAGACTTCGGGTTCTCTTTTCCCTAATAAATTTAGATTAGGACCATGGATAACCAATATTTTATTCATTTACCTCACATTATAACATATTATTAAATAAAATGCAATTAGTTTTTTCAACCTTCGTTGTTCTGAATTTCCGCCAATAGCCCATAAGCCAAAAGTGGCAGCATTATTTCATGATGACCAATAAATGAATATCCTTTTCCGTCTTTTAGCGTTGGTCTTTTAACGATATTGGACATTGGTCGATATTGTATCATCATATCAAAGTTAGCAGTGACAAAATCTTCCACCGTGTAGTTTAAATTTCGAACAATCGTTAATGCCTTTAAAAATACCTCCGGGATGATTACCGCCGAACCTATATTTATAAACACCCCACCCTCTAAATTAGCCACCTGGTTAGTAAAAATGTGAAAATCAATCATACTGCCTTTACCAATTGCCTCACCTGAGGCATTTGGATGTTGATGAATAATATCCGTGCCAATAGCCACATGGACTGTAATAGGGATATTTAATTCAAACCCCTGATATAAAATACTATATTCTCGATATTTAAGTTTTTGTGCGGAAATCATTTTACCAACTGCCCTGCCAATCCCAAGATTATGTCTTGCCCCATCAATAATTGCCTCATTAATTAGTTCACCGGTTTCCTTTGCCATACCAAAAGAACCATCTAAAAGACTTTTTGAGACATCCTCTGATGTTTCACCTATCAAGGCAATCTCAAAATCATGAATAATCCCGGCACCATTTAGCGAAAGACAATTTACTAAACCTTTTTTCATTAGTTCAATAACCAGGGGCGACAACCCACATTTTATTACATGGGCTCCACAAGCCCATAAAACAGGTCTCTTTTGGTGATATGCCTGGGAGATAGACTTTATTAATTCCTTCAAATCAACCCCTTTTAAAATATCGGGCAGGGAACCAATAAACTCTTTAAGAGTAGCATCTCTGGGTAGAAGTCTAACAAAATCTTTGAGTTTGACCAGATTTTTACGGTTTTTTATCGGATATGTCTTTATTTTACTTAAATCAATCTGTTCATAATTATTTGGCATAATTAAACTATACCATTTACTTTACAGTTTGTCAATAATAAAAATAGAGGTAACCGTTCAGGGCTATATATTAGAAGTGTAAACAAGGAGAAATGGGGAAAAGGGAGAATTGGAGAAATGGCTCAAACTTTTTCTTGCTCCACCTTTCGGACATCAATCCTGGAGTCTGCGAAATTTACCAGTAACCCTATTTCTTTATCCACTGCTTAAGGTATGCTCTAACCTGATTATAATACTTCCCACTTATCTCCTCAACAGTTTTAATCTCTACCACAATCTCATCTTCAACAAAAAGATCAAGTCTATGAATCCCAACCTCAAGACCTTGATAGAATATCTTGACTTCTTTTTCTGATTCAAAGATGATGTTCTGTCTTGCAAACTCAACCTTCAAGGTATTGTGATAGATGCTCTCCAGAAAACCAGGTCCTAATGTCGTGTTGAACAAATAACGCACGGAATTCGATTCTGGTAACTGGTGATTGGTAACTGGTAATTAAATACCGTTCGGCTGAGCTCAGGACGAAACTATTTAACCAATTACCAATTACCAGTTACCAATTATCCGTTTGCAGGTTACGAAACCTGATGATGCCCCGTGCAAAACTTACTCAATACGACACTAACTTTTGATGGACATTAATACAGGCATTAATAATCCTATCACTTAACTCTTCTTTTCTCCACTTCTCCATCTTCTCCCTTTCTCCTTATTTTTATCCTACCTGAACCCTTACAAAGATTTGTAGTGCGAGGCTTTAGCCTCGCTTCGGGCAAGCCAAAAGGCGAACCTAAAGGTTCGCACCACATTTATGGGATGTCAGAGGTTAATTCGTGTGCATTTGTGAGTAATTTCCTTAATTCTCTGTGAACTCTGTGACTCTGTAGCTGAACGCTTACGAAAAATAAAAAGAGGGAGAATATTTTTTTCTCCCTCTTTATTTTTTTGAAAAGGAGGTCCTTTTTTTATATTGAGAAGTTGAGTTAAATTAAACACGAGGCATCAAGATAAATGTTAGGTCCATCGTGTAGCCAGCTGCATTTTCCGTATATTCGGATAAACAGGCAACTCCTAATTTGACTGCCCAAAGTCTTCCTGCCTCGGTAGCTTCTTTAACTCCAAAAAACTCTCTCGCTTCATTGTTGGCTTGGATCCATTTGGTCTTGTAGTCCCCATCAACTGATGTATTAGCTATTGCCCATGCACCATCTATTAACTTAGCATCCTCATTGTAACCTGCATCTAAATCACTCTTGTCGATGGCCAGGTCATCTACCCTGTTCATTAACACATAGGTTTTTTCGCGGCTCACTGATAAATAGACATCTTTATTCTGTAGAGATTCTTCATGAATAGGATTGGGATTACCGTAGAAATAAACTGTCGCTCCACTTTTCGCATTTGTGAATGTCGTCACTTCTAAGGCATCTGCTCTGTCTGCAAATCCTGTCGAATCTGGTGTTGGCTCACAACCCTGCACCCACGCATATTTGTCATAGCCAGCCGGCTTCAGTGCATAATCTTCTGCTGTGGGGACAACCGCATCTGGTGCTGTTACATCTAACTCGATAATCTGGAGAACCACTAATTTCACCTGAACTGTTTTGTCTTCCACATCGGCTATGGCACTGGTTGCCCATAGCATTCCTAAAATACTTACTAACCCAATAATTAATCTTTTCATTTTTTCTTTCCTCCTTTAATTTTTTTAAGAAGGACCTCCTTTTTCACCTCCTTTAATTTGGTAATTGGTAACTGGTAATTGGTAACTGGTAATTGGTAACTGGTAACTGGTGAATGGTAATTACTTACCATTTAACCAGTTACCAATTTTAATTAGTCCTGGGGCAAAAATGTGTGTCAATTTTTCTATTTGACCACCTTATTTAGGGAATTTAAAATCTTTATTTTGCCCCATTTCCCTTTTACGATAGGGTTGACGATTGAAAGGGATTTTACAATAAT from bacterium includes these protein-coding regions:
- the pheT gene encoding phenylalanine--tRNA ligase subunit beta gives rise to the protein MLISYNWLKEYVDFDFSPTELADKLTNLGFETANVERIGDDTIIDLEITVNRGDCLSMIGIAREISVLNKTKLKIPSPPAFNLSKKLTQMVNILIVDPKLCPRYTGRIIEGVKVAPSPVWLRERLEKVGIRSINNVVDITNFVMMELGHPLHAFDYQTLMGKKVIICRAAPHEKILTLDGVSYELSQEMLIIADAERPIALAGIIGGEDSRVKEETTTILLECAYFNPQNIRQTTKQLQIQTESSYRFERGVDPEDLILVQDRATQLITEICSGKSISPIIDIYPKKFKKTIINLRIDRINRILGTSIKENEVKDILQSFGYGIKEEEKGIFLMEVPSFKHLDITREIDIIEEIAQIYGYEKIPITVPAGSFKVAMDYEYELSNKAKQILVSCGFYEVITYSFASPNFLAKTKIPLTNEVIITNPLREDENLMCPSLIPNILKVLQWNINRDNYDLKVFELGKVFSADKPLPKEQNVLIGAIAGNYHEPNWRDKTTILANFYDLKGVIEKLLQELCISGYEFLAGNHASLHPTRQTKLVYQDTPIGMMGELHPQIAKELKLPEGIYLFELNWDKLLSLINLEKRFKPLHRFPAVVRDMASLVKDEIDSSQITKIIEEVGEGLIERIKLFDLYQGDKIPTGYKSLAYSITYRKQEITLTDEEVNERHNKIIIELKNRLGVELRLE
- a CDS encoding hydrogenase iron-sulfur subunit; this translates as MINNNFEPEIVAFCCHYCAYGAADLAGSMRLNYPANVKIIKLPCTGKVDILYLLKAFEDGADGVYVAGCLEGNCHFIDGNIKAKRRVARAKKLLDETGIGGNRLEMFNMSASMGPKFAEVAREMTNKIQELGPSPLRK
- the efp gene encoding elongation factor P; amino-acid sequence: MIGANDLRPGMTIELNGEIFSCTEFQHIKPGKGGAFVRLKLKNFSTGAVIDKTVRPEEKFPLIRISRKPMQYLYQEGGNYYFMDTESYEQFGLSKDMLSSNVNYLKENMEVTVLFHDETIIGIELPVTIELKVITTEPGFKGNTVSGATKQAELETGLKVQVPLFVEEGEILKIDTRTGEYIERVRG
- a CDS encoding Xaa-Pro peptidase family protein: MDRINKLQTILSKKKLDGLLVSNITNVQYLTGFTGSSADLLVTSQKIYFITDSRYLEQAQKEVHQGVEFIKEEKGLVKTLKKLLPKQKLKNLGLETDYLTYTQYQKLVKELTFVELVPTEGLVYKLRLIKEKDEIQKIKYACQIAEDAFKVLLPFINEGMSEHDVAIELEYLIKKKGGEIAFETIVASGWRSSLPHGRPSHKKLKMGDFVIFDFGARFKGYNCDLTRTLILGKPSPGQKLVYQSVKNAQEKVLENLRAGVEFAEVDKIAREKIAENGLKRFFGHNLGHGIGIEVHEIPHISSSNKTLMKSGMVVTIEPGIYIPNFGGVRIEDTVLITENGHKVLSDNVSKELIAL
- a CDS encoding DUF5618 family protein; amino-acid sequence: MKKEYDKKSLASDYFNEAVRFYKNGKEILKNVPIVYKSYEDSKPVAEAAGICYLSMLKALDGYLILKGIDKANLPTSYQGYWQTLSKDMVHNGKVKSAIKIAYENLHIFGYYRGGTGVSMIKEGFQCAKFVIEHLSHKKIT
- the aroQ gene encoding type II 3-dehydroquinate dehydratase codes for the protein MNKILVIHGPNLNLLGKREPEVYGNITLAEINQRLKELANEKQIDLKIIQSNHEGEIVDEIGKADAKFIIINPGAFTHTSIAIRDAIAATGIPTIEVHLSNIYKREEFRHKSLIAPVCIGQISGFGVTGYLLAFQSAIELMKSRG
- a CDS encoding GxxExxY protein, whose translation is MFNTTLGPGFLESIYHNTLKVEFARQNIIFESEKEVKIFYQGLEVGIHRLDLFVEDEIVVEIKTVEEISGKYYNQVRAYLKQWIKK